CCGCCGTCTGCGCCCGCAGCGCTGGGGCCAGCGGCTCGACACCAGGGGAGCGTCGTCGTCCGGCAGCACCAGTACCAGCGCGGCCGGCCGCGCCGGACTGCCGGTGAAGCCGACCACCGCCGCATCGCGCGCGTACGTGTGCCGAAGCTTCAGCCACGCGCGCGTGCCGCTCCGGTAGGTCTGGTCGAAGCGCTTGACCACCAGCCCCTCGACGCCGATCACGGGCAGGGTCTCGTACCAGGTGGCCGCCTCCCCGGCGTCCAGGGTCATGTGCCGATGGCCACGCCTGCCCCGAGCCACCGTCCGTCGATCCGACCACGATGATCGAAGACGCGGCGTTCAGCGCGGAATCACCCAGCCCGGCGCCCAGGTCCCGGCGGCGTCGTGGCAGGCCGCTGTGGCGGCGAGGTGGGTGCGGAGGGTGGCCAGCGCTGGGTGGGGGTTGTCGCGGTGCCAGAGGAGCGAGTGCGGGTAGACGGGCGTCGGGTCGGTCACCGGAATGCGGCGCAGGCCGTGGCCGACGGGCCAGACGAGGCGGGTCTGCTCGCCCATGAGGGTGGCCAGGGCGGGGGTGTCGGCGACGGTGTCGAGGAGCGCGTCGGAGCCGAAGTTGGGGCCGGTCGCCTCGATGGTGAGTCCGAACTCGGCGACGAGGTCGTCGTAGTAGGCGGCCCACTCGGTACCGGGGACGATGCCGGGCATCCAGATCCGGTGCCTGGCGAGCTGAGCGACGGTCACCGACCGGGCGCCCGCCAGCGCGTGGGCAGGGCCGGTGAGGAGCTGGAGCGGCTCGTCGAGCACCCGGACGGACTCGATGTCTTCGGGAAGGGGCCGGCCGGGCACGGCGACGGCACGGAAGGACGCGTCGATCGCACCGGACCGGATGGCGGCGACGGCCGTCTCGATGTCGAACAGCCACACCACGTCGAGCTCGATCTCGGGGTGCGCTCGATGGAAGCCGCGCATCAGGCCCGACGGTGCGACGCGCGAAGCGATCACGTCGACGCGCAGCGGACGGCGGCCGGGGCGCACGGACGCGACCGCGCGCTCGGCGACGCGCAGCAGCTCGCGCGCGTGGGGCAGGAACGCCTGCCCGTCGATGGTGAGCTCGGCGCCGCGCGCGGTGCGGGTGAACAGCCGCACGCCGAGGTTGCGCTCCAGCGCGGCGATGCGCTTGGAGACGGCCTGCTGGGTGACCGCCAGCTCGGCGGCGGCCTCCTGGAACTGCCCCGCGTCGGCGGCCGCGACGAAGGTCCGGACGGTGTCGAGGTCCATGTCGACACCCTATCGACACAACCGTTGGTTGTGGCCAGGCGGTCCTGCGGTTGTTTGACCCCCGGGTACGGCGCTCGCTTTGATGCTTCCGATCGCGGATCGGTTGTGCGGATGAGTGGCGAGGGGCGTCGGGCATGAGGCGCAGGCACCGGTTGGGACACCTGCTCGGCCACCGGCTGGGGCGGCGGTTCGGGTGGCTCTGGGGCGCGTACGGAACCAGCGCGCTCGGCACGTGGCTCGCCTTCGGCGCGTTCCCGCTGATCGCCATCCAGGTGCTGCACGCCGGACCGGCCGAGGTCGCCGCGCTCTCCTCCGTGGGGGCCGCGGTGGGCGCGGCCGTCGCGGTGCCGCTCGGCCCGTGGGTGGAGTTCCGCCGCAAGCGGCCGGTGCTGATCACGATGGACCTGGTGCGGTTCGCGGCGCTGCTGACGATCCCCGCCGCGTTCGCGCTCGGTGCGCTCACCTTCCTTCAGCTCCTGCTGGTCTTGGTCGTCGTCGCGGCGGCCGACATCACCTTCCGCGCCGCCTCCGGCGCGTACCTGAAGACGCTGCTGCCCGCCGAGGACCTGCTCGTCGCCAACGCCCGGTTCGAGTCCACGGCCTGGACGACCACAATCATCGGACCGCCGCTGGGCGGCGTCGCGATCGGGCTCCTCGGGCCGGTGGCAACGGTGGTCGCCGACGCGGTCAGCTTCCTGCTTTCGGCCCTGGGCATCCGCGCGATGGGCGGGCCCGAGCCGCGGCCCGAGCGCCGGGAGGTCACGCGCATGCGGGCCGGGGACTTGCTCGACGGCTGGCGTTACATCCTCGCCGACGCGACGCTGCGCCCGCTGTTCTTCAACACCGCCTTGTTCAACGGCCTGGTGATGGCCGCCTCGCCGCTGCTGGCCGTCCTGATGCTCGGCCGACTCGGGTTCGCACCATGGCAGTACGGCCTCGCCTTCGCCGCGCCCTCGATCGGCGGGCTGCTCGGTTCGCGGATGGCCCGACCCCTCGTCACCCGGTTCGGGCAACACCAGGTCCTGGTCGTGGCCGGGACGCTGCGCGCGATTTGGCCCGTCGGCCTGGCCTTCCTGGGCCCGGGGACCGGCGGACTGCTCCTGGTGATGGGCGTCGAACTCGGGCTCATCTTCTGCTGCGGAGTCTTCAACCCCGTCTACGCCACCTACCGCCTCCAGCGCACCGCGACCGACCGGGTCACCCGCACGCTGTCCGCCTGGGCGGTGACAACCAAGGCCTCGACCGCGCTACTGACGGCCCTCTGGGGCGTGCTGGGCAGCCTGCTCGGCCCGCCTACAGCCATCTGCCTTGCCGGCGTGCTCCTGCTGGCGACCCCGCTGCTGCTCCCCCGCCGCGCGGCAGCGCATCTCTCCGAGCCGGAGCCCGCACCGAACCGCGCCTGACAGGCCGCCACGGCCGTCGCCGCGATCGGGCCGCGCCGCCCTTCCTCGCAGCGGTCCACCCCTCCGCGTACAGCTCGGAGATGAGCGCGACGGCCTCCGCCGTGGCCGGTGGGGGTCGCGGCGCGGCAAATCGTGGCGCACGCGCCCAACGCGCCTTGCTCCCAGATGCTTGTGAGGCACATACGGCGCAAGGCCACCTGCCTCACATGCCTGAAGCCTTCTGGCGACCCCAGATAATCTCTGGGGAGCCCGAGTTCTCACGTCTCCCGAGCCGGCCCCGTCCGGTGACGGTTCGTAGGATGCCGACCGTGGCGCGATTTGAGGAAGTCAAGGCAGCGTTGTGGAGCGGTGGAACGTACGGTGTCCAGTCGCCACTGACGGACGAGGTTGTAATGGAAGCCGAGCAGGTGCTTGGTGTGGTGCTTCCGTTCTCGCTGCTCGATGTTCTGCGAGTCCAGAACGGTGGCGAGGTGTCCTCTGACTGGAACGCCTTTCCGACCGACCAGCCAACTTCGTGGAGTGCGGACCATGTGCCCTTCGGTGAACTGATGGGAATCGGTCACCGAGAGCACATGGTCTCTCTCCTGGACACGCCATACCTGGTCGAGGAGTGGGACCTGCCCTCACCGATCGCGCTGATCTCCGGCGATGGGCACTGTTGGATCGCGCTCGACTACCGGGACTGCGGAAGACAGGGCCAGCCCTCGGTCATCTGGCTTGATACTGACCTCGATATGGAACTGCAGCTTGCTGCGGACTTCCGATCATTCGTCGAAGACCTCACTTCCGACACGACCTTCGTCGGTGATGTCGACGGAGCTGCACGTTGATGATGGCGGGACCGTGACCCGAGGTCCCCAGGGGGCCGTCGCGGCGAGGCGTGGGGATGTCAGTTCCAGGGCCCGGTTGTCCCGGCCGTCTCCCATGTGATCGAGCCAGCGCTCGTACCAATCCAGGAAATCACGGGCCGACGAAACGTTCGGGCCCCAGAAACCATCGGCGTTGCCTGTCAGCACGCGGCCGGTGAGGGGGCCAGTGACGGCGATGAGACAGAGGTCTGTGCAGCCCATCTCGATGATGTGCAGGAACAGGTCACGGTCCTGCTCGCCGTGATGGGCTCGGGTGAAGCCACGAGGTGCTTCTGATGCCTGCCGCAGGTCCATCGTGAAGAGCCTGCAGTCCTCCAGCGGGATCAGACCGTAGAACGGCGCGGCACCTGAGGCGCCTACTGCGGTGAGGAACTGGCGGTAGGAGTGAGGTAGTTCGATGCTGTGCTCTGCCTCGAATGCGGTCACCTTTGCTCGGGTGAGCCAGGGGCCGAGTTGGAATGTGTGGCGTTCTTCGCCGAAGGAGTGGCTGCGCAGCGGCTGGAACGGGATCTGGGCCAGTTTGCGCCGCAGGCGGGCTACGCGGGAGTCCATGTGAACTCTTCTCTCGTCCCTCGCAACGTACCGCCATTCGTGAAGGTCGACGAAGCCCGCTGCTCATCCATCGGACCGAACACGTACGAAACGGGCGGTTTCGTGGCGTCCGGCCGCCTGGCGCAGTTCAACGAGGAGTGGCTCGGTGAGCATCCGCACGGGCCCGTGGTCCGGGTGGTCCGTCAGTTCTCCCAAGCGACCGCGTACCAGCTCGCCCACCTGCCGTGACTGCGTCGGGGTCAAGCGAGGCGACGTCTTCACGGTTCGATCACCGGGAAGCTGAACAAGCAGTGCCTGCGGCCGCTCCACCGGGCCGTAAACACCGAGTAGTACGCCGTCCCGCGTATCGGAATGCCGGATCTTCCGCCAGGCCCAGGTTCCTCCTGCCCGATAGGGCGAGTTCAGTGCTTTCGCTACGATTCCTTCCACGCCCACGGCTCTCATGTCGCGAAACCAGACGTGGGCGGTTTCCTCGTCCAGCGTTGCCAGCACACGCTGAAGGGGTGGGCCGACGTCTTGCAGTGCGGCTCCGAGCAGCTCCCAACGCTCCCTCAGGGGCAGGGCCCTGACATCCCGGCCTGGAACAGCGAGAATGTCGAACGCGATGTAGGACACCGGGACTCCCGAGAGCTTGCGATCACTGTGGGACCGGAGCAAGTCGGTGAAGTTCAATCGCCCGTCCCGGTAGGCGCACAATTCTCCGTCCAGCACGATTCCCGGTGGCAAGTGATCTCGCAGGTATGCGGCAATCTCAGGGAATTCTCTGGAGAGGTCCCTTCGTGAGCGGGACTGCAGGAAGACTTTTCCGTCTTCCAGGATGAAGGCGAGCGCACGGAATCCATCGAGCTTGAGGGAGTACTGAAGGCCCCCAGGTGTGCTTCCTTGCGCGGGGATCTCATCCGCAGGCCGGGGACGCATGACATCGACGGGTGGTCGCAGGGCTACTGTCGGCGAGCTCTCATCCATGCCGCCAGGTTCGACCCGCGTGCCCCTCAGGGCAGGGGGAGGCTCGCCGTCCTCGTTGGCCTGTCACCGGGACAGCCTCACCGGTGGCCGGGGCACGCTCACGGGAGCGGCCTGGCCCGGTTGAGATTGATGAGCGGCCCCAGCAGGTCCCCGTACCGGGCCAGCCGTGGCGCGATGTCGCCGATCCGGAAGACGAGGTTCTGCTGCGTCCCGACCTCTTCCCACGTCACCGGCGCGGATACGGTCGGCTCGGCACGGGCCCGCAGGGTGTAGGGGGTGGCGGTCGTCTTCTTGGCGGAGTTCTGGCTGTGGTCGACGAAGACCTTCCCTGGCCGCAGGGAGCGGGTCATCCGGTGCAGGATCAGCCCCGGCAGTGCGGCCTCACCCTCCACGGCCAGGCTCTTCGCGTACGCCGACACCTTCTCGGACGGCGTGGGCTCCAGCGGCACGAGGACGTGGAGACCCTTGGAGCCCGAGGTCTTGGCGTACGCGTGCAGTCCGTCCGCCGCCAGCCGTTCCCGCAGCCACAGCGCCACGGCGCAGCACTCGGCGACCGTCGCGGGCGCGCCCGGGTCGAGGTCGAAGACCATCCGGTCGGCGACGCCCGGTTCGTCCGCCTGCCACTGCGGCGTATGGAACTCCACCACCAGGTTCGCCGCCCACATCAGCGACGCCAGATCCTGGATGACGACCTGCCGCGCCTTCTTGTCCTCGGATCGGGGCACCGGGGCGGTCCTCACCCAGGCGGGGGTCCCGGGCGGCGGGTTCTTGGTGAAGAACAGCTGCCCGTCCGGCCCGTCCGGGTACCGGAGGAAGGAGACCGGGCGGTTGTGGAGATGCGCGAGTATCGCGCCCGCCGTGATGGCGTAATAGTGCAGGATCTCGCCCTTGGTGGTCCCGGTGGCGGGATGGATGACCTTCTCCAGGTTGCTGAGAGCCAGTCGCCGCCCCTCCACTTCCGTGATCGGCGTCATACGATGAGAATCCCATGATTCTCGGATGAATCCCGGATTTCGGATGAAAGGGATGAAACGTGCGATCCATATGGAACGGCGCGATCTCCTTCGGCCTGGTCAGCATCCCCATCAAGCTGGTGAACGCCACCGAGAACCACTCCATCTCCTTCCGCCAGATCCACGCCACGGACGGCGGCCGGATCCGCTACCGCAAGGTCTGCGAGCTGGAGGAGAAGGAAGTGACGGCCGCCGAGATCGGCAAGGCGTACGAGGCCGCGGACGGATCGGTCATCCCGATCACGGACGAGGACCTGGCCGCGCTGCCGCTCCCCACGGCGAAGACGATCGAGATCGTCGCCTTCGTCCCGGAGTCGTCGATCGATCCGTTGCAGATGGACGCGGCGTATTACCTCTCCGCCAACGGAGTTCCGGCCGCGAAGCCGTACACCCTCCTGCGCGAGGCCCTCAAGCGCAGCCAGAAGGTCGCCATCGCGAAGTTCGCCCTGCGCGGCCGGGAGCGTCTGGGCATGCTGCGCGTCGTCGACGATGTGATCGCCATGCACGGTCTGCTCTGGCCGGACGAGATCCGCGCCCCGGGGAGCGTCGCCCCGGACACCGAAGTATCCGTCCGCGACGCCGAACTCGACCTGGCCGACGCCCTGATGGACACGCTCGGCGAGGTCGACCTTGACTCGCTGCACGACGACTACCGGGCGGCGGTCGAGACGATGATCGAGGCAAAGATGGAGGGTGGAGTCGTGAGCCCTGAGCCGGCACCCGCGGAGGGCGGCGGACAGGTCATCGACCTGATGGCGGCGCTGGAGAACAGTGTGCGGGCGGCGAAGGAGTCGCGAGGCGAGGGGGCGCGCCGCGAAGGTCACGCCGAGGTCACGCCGATGAAGGGCCGGAAGCGGGCGGCGGCGAGTGCACCGAGCGCACCGAAGGCGTCGGGCGCGAGGAAGTCGACGTCGACGACGACGAAGAAGGCGGCCGCCAAGAAGACGACGGCCACCAAGTCCGCGGCGAAGAAGTCGGCCGCGAAGAAGGCGGCCACCAAGTCCACGGCGAAGAAGGCGGCCCCGAAGAAGCGTGCCTCGGCCTGACTTCCCAGCTCGTTGGGGGTCCCCCCGGACGAAGTCCGGTGGAGATCGAGGACGGGGTCCGGGGCGGAGCCCCGGGAAGGCGCCAGGCGGCGGCCGTACGACGGCGCCGCTCCATGATCTGTCGCCATCGGCGGACGGCTGACCTGCCGGGCCTGCGGCACCCGGTGCTCACTCGCTGAGAGTGACGGCACCGGGCCTCACCGCGTCATGGCTGTGAGCCCGCCCATAGGGCCTACGTCACGTCCTAAGGGCGGTAGTAGTAGCGCCGGGCGCCGTTCCCCGCGCTCCGGCGACGGAATCCCTCGCCCGAGACAATTGCGGTCATTTCTGCGTAGTTCGGTAGTACGTCACATCTTTGCGTTGCTCGCCAGGTGCCGTTAACCATGGCTGACGTTCCGGGGAGCCGAGAGCCGACCGGGCGG
The Streptomyces lunaelactis genome window above contains:
- a CDS encoding LysR family transcriptional regulator, giving the protein MDLDTVRTFVAAADAGQFQEAAAELAVTQQAVSKRIAALERNLGVRLFTRTARGAELTIDGQAFLPHARELLRVAERAVASVRPGRRPLRVDVIASRVAPSGLMRGFHRAHPEIELDVVWLFDIETAVAAIRSGAIDASFRAVAVPGRPLPEDIESVRVLDEPLQLLTGPAHALAGARSVTVAQLARHRIWMPGIVPGTEWAAYYDDLVAEFGLTIEATGPNFGSDALLDTVADTPALATLMGEQTRLVWPVGHGLRRIPVTDPTPVYPHSLLWHRDNPHPALATLRTHLAATAACHDAAGTWAPGWVIPR
- a CDS encoding MFS transporter, whose amino-acid sequence is MRRRHRLGHLLGHRLGRRFGWLWGAYGTSALGTWLAFGAFPLIAIQVLHAGPAEVAALSSVGAAVGAAVAVPLGPWVEFRRKRPVLITMDLVRFAALLTIPAAFALGALTFLQLLLVLVVVAAADITFRAASGAYLKTLLPAEDLLVANARFESTAWTTTIIGPPLGGVAIGLLGPVATVVADAVSFLLSALGIRAMGGPEPRPERREVTRMRAGDLLDGWRYILADATLRPLFFNTALFNGLVMAASPLLAVLMLGRLGFAPWQYGLAFAAPSIGGLLGSRMARPLVTRFGQHQVLVVAGTLRAIWPVGLAFLGPGTGGLLLVMGVELGLIFCCGVFNPVYATYRLQRTATDRVTRTLSAWAVTTKASTALLTALWGVLGSLLGPPTAICLAGVLLLATPLLLPRRAAAHLSEPEPAPNRA
- a CDS encoding SMI1/KNR4 family protein produces the protein MPTVARFEEVKAALWSGGTYGVQSPLTDEVVMEAEQVLGVVLPFSLLDVLRVQNGGEVSSDWNAFPTDQPTSWSADHVPFGELMGIGHREHMVSLLDTPYLVEEWDLPSPIALISGDGHCWIALDYRDCGRQGQPSVIWLDTDLDMELQLAADFRSFVEDLTSDTTFVGDVDGAAR
- a CDS encoding SMI1/KNR4 family protein, producing the protein MDSRVARLRRKLAQIPFQPLRSHSFGEERHTFQLGPWLTRAKVTAFEAEHSIELPHSYRQFLTAVGASGAAPFYGLIPLEDCRLFTMDLRQASEAPRGFTRAHHGEQDRDLFLHIIEMGCTDLCLIAVTGPLTGRVLTGNADGFWGPNVSSARDFLDWYERWLDHMGDGRDNRALELTSPRLAATAPWGPRVTVPPSSTCSSVDITDEGRVGSEVFDE
- the ligD gene encoding non-homologous end-joining DNA ligase — encoded protein: MTPITEVEGRRLALSNLEKVIHPATGTTKGEILHYYAITAGAILAHLHNRPVSFLRYPDGPDGQLFFTKNPPPGTPAWVRTAPVPRSEDKKARQVVIQDLASLMWAANLVVEFHTPQWQADEPGVADRMVFDLDPGAPATVAECCAVALWLRERLAADGLHAYAKTSGSKGLHVLVPLEPTPSEKVSAYAKSLAVEGEAALPGLILHRMTRSLRPGKVFVDHSQNSAKKTTATPYTLRARAEPTVSAPVTWEEVGTQQNLVFRIGDIAPRLARYGDLLGPLINLNRARPLP
- the ku gene encoding non-homologous end joining protein Ku; this translates as MRSIWNGAISFGLVSIPIKLVNATENHSISFRQIHATDGGRIRYRKVCELEEKEVTAAEIGKAYEAADGSVIPITDEDLAALPLPTAKTIEIVAFVPESSIDPLQMDAAYYLSANGVPAAKPYTLLREALKRSQKVAIAKFALRGRERLGMLRVVDDVIAMHGLLWPDEIRAPGSVAPDTEVSVRDAELDLADALMDTLGEVDLDSLHDDYRAAVETMIEAKMEGGVVSPEPAPAEGGGQVIDLMAALENSVRAAKESRGEGARREGHAEVTPMKGRKRAAASAPSAPKASGARKSTSTTTKKAAAKKTTATKSAAKKSAAKKAATKSTAKKAAPKKRASA